The bacterium genome includes the window TTGGACTATATGCCTTGGGCAGATCTTTCATACAAAAAAACTCCGTTTATACTTATAATTTATGATTTTACCATATCAAGCACGTAAGGAAATTTAATTAATTCTAAACTCATTTTTAAAACAATATTGATTTTTTGATGTATTTATCAGATACTTAATCACAACCTCGTAAGTCGGAGTGGCGGAACGGTAGACGCGCACGCTTGAGGTGCGTGTGGAGCAATCTGTGTGGGTTCAAGTCCCATCTCCGACAATTTTTAAATCTTTTAATACAGACTGGCTATTTGTCAGTCTGTTTTTTCATTTTTATAGCGGATGAAAATTCAAGTTTAAAATAATATTATAAAATTGTGTCCACAACAACAACCACCTCACATGTTTTTCACGCTGTCATGTAAAAGTCAATAGGTTTAAGGCTTGCAAGCTTTTAATTCCCTATTTACACATAACAGCGTGACTTTTTTATACGTAACAAAAAAACCAAAAAGGAAAATGCAAATGAATCAATACGCCCAAACACCACAAATCAAAACAAGAAAACCTGTTCTTATTTTTCTAAAAATTGTGGGACCGCCGCTGGTTTTATACGTAGAAAACAGTGAAGCTGTTTATCAAGAATTAAAACAAATTATTACATCAGCAAACGAACAGTCTCCCAAACTTATTGAAAAATCAGGAAAAGGTCCTTTAAAAAAATTGGCTGTGCTTGATACTCAAATAGCAGGCGTGGCTCTTCAGGAAGAGAATGTATCAGTTTAAGCTGCTATGAGCAGCTGCAGCCACATCCGCAACCAAGCCCGAGTGCCTTTTTAGCTTCTTCTATATTAACTTCAATACGTCCGTCAACTGCAACACCTTCGGCTGTTTTGTCGGAAATTTTCAGTGGGTTGATGTCAAGTTCTTTAATGAAGCTGAAATCTTTTATAAGCTGAGAAAGTCTTAAAAGAGTTTCTTCAATCTGCTCAATGTTAGCAGAGCCTTCTCCTCTTGCACCTTTTAAGATTTTATATGCTTTTACGGATTGAACCATTTCTTTTACATCAACATCAGTAATAGGATTTACTCTGAAAGCAACATCTTTTAAAGTTTCAACAAAGATTCCGCCAAGCCCGAACATCATTAGATGTCCGTATTGAGGGTCTGTAGCCACGCCGCAAACCATTTCTCTGTTTCCTTTAACCATTTCCTGAACAATAACGCCATCGAGGTCTTGTGCAATATTTCTTGCTTCAAGTCTTTCGATAAGTTCGGCATACTCTGTTCTAAGGTGTTCTTCGCTGTTTATTCCTACTATTACACCGCCAACTTCTGTTTTATGAGAAATTTTTGTTGATGTAATTTTCATTACAACAGGATAACCGATTTTATTAGCTTCTGCGGCTGCCTCATCGACATTTGAAGCAAAAGCGTATTTACATGTCCTGATTCCATAAGCATCAAGCACATCTATTGATTCTAAAGTGGTAAGTTGGCTTCTGTTTTCTTTAAGTGCTATTGAAATAATTTCTTTCGCTTTTTCTTTGTTCACGCTGAAATTAGGTTCTTTACCTTCGGGTCTTTGTGTCCATACACACTGCTGATAAAGTTTAGCAATCGCATTTGCGGCTGATTCAGGATATTGATAGAAAGGAACGTTGGTTTTAATCTTGCTCAGCTCACTAAAGAAACTGTTTGGTGTCATCATTACGCAAAGAACAGGCTTTTCAGGATGTTTTGCTTTAACGTCCATAATTATTTGAGCAATTTCTATCGGAATAACGTTTTTAAACGGAACTGAAATCATCATAACCGCATCAACATTCTCATCTGCAATAACTGCTTCGAGTGTTTTCGGATAATGCTCAAGCGGAGCAGTCGCTATCATGTCAATAGGGTTTTTAACGCTTGCAGCCGCAGGTAAAAAGCTTCTTAAATACTCTTTTGTTTTGTCGGAAATCTGAGCCATTTCTAAACCGAGTTCGCAAATAGCATCAGTTGCCATAATTCCTGGGCCACCAGAGTTTGTAACAACAGCAACTCTTTTGCCTTTAGGGATAGGACAATTTTCGAAAGCCTGGGCTACTTCAAACATCTCAAGAACTGAAGTTACTCTTATAATACCGCTTTGTTTCAATAAAGCGTCTGCTGCAAGGTCTGCACCTGCCAGAGAACCTGTATGAGAAGAAGCTGCTGATGCTCCTGCCGCTGATCTTCCTGCTTTAATAGCGACTACCGGTTTTTTCTTTGTAACTTCTTTAGCTAATCTGCTAAATTCCACAGGCTCTGAAATTGTTTCCATATATAATAAAATTTGGTCTGTATTCGGTTCATCTTTCCAATAGTCTAAGAAAGTTTCTGTTGTGCAGTCAGCCGCATTTCCTATAGAAACAAACTGGCTCAAACCTACTTTTAAGTCTTCCAACAGGTTTAAAATAGCTGCTCCTAAAGCACCTGATTGAGAAATAAAAGCTGTTTTTCCTGTTACAGGAAGAGCCATAGCAAATGAAGCATCTAATTTGACTTTTTTATCTGTATTGATAACACCGAGACAGTTTGGACCCACTAATTTCATACCGTATTTTCTGACCTGGTCTCTCAATTCTTCTTCGGCTTTTAGTCCTTCTGCGCCTGTTTCTTTATATCCTGCTGAAATAATTACAAGACCTTTAACACCCTTTTCTGCGCATTGGTCTATAACTGCAGGAACGAAATCCTTAGGAATTATAATTACTGCCATTTCAACGCTGTTGGGAATATCAAGAATACTTTTATATACTTTCAAACCGCAGATTTCTTCTGCCTTCGGGTTAACAGGATAAAGATCTCCGGTAAATCCATATTTCAGAAGGTTGCTTAAAATTTCGTTGCCGACAGCGCCTTCTTTTGCGGTTGCTCCTATTATAGCTATCGATTTAGGCTGCATAATTGTATCAAGTGCTTTACTCATTTTTCCATTTCCTTTACAAAATAATGTCCATATACCTATTAAAATACGCTGAAAACTTTGTGTAAACCAATAAAAATCTTTCCTTATTCATACCCCTGCGGAAGCCATTCACGAATTCTGAATTTTGCTCCGAGATCTTCGACTATTTTTTTGCATTTTTCAACATCAATTTTATAATCGCCATAACCTGTAACGATTGTTGCTGTTGTGTCTATTCCGGCTTTAACACTCTCAAAAATAAAGTCTTTTACCGCTTGATAAGCTATAACAGCATCATAACGGGACTTTGACAGTTCCTGATAAAGGTCTGCATTTTCGGCATTAAGGCTTATTGAAATTTTATCTATAAGCCCGACTAATTCCGGGATTATATTTCTTTTATGTATTAAATTTCCCTGTCCATTTGAATTTATCCTGACAGGAACATCAGGATAGTTTTGCTTTATGAATTTTGCGATATTTATAACAAGATCAAGCTTGATTAAAGGCTCTCCATAACCGCAAAAAACAATTTCTTTTGTGTTTTCTGCATAAGTTGTTTTTATTTCTCGGATTATATCTTCATGGGAAAAATTTTCTTCTTCCAGAACCAGATTAACCCCGCCAACGTTGTCTGTTGCGCTTTTTATGCAAAACACGCATTCGTTTGTGCATAAGTTGGTTACATTTATATACATTGAGTTTCCGAGATAATATGCGAATTTATTTTTTGTTTTGTTAGTCATTTTTAATAATTCCTTAAGCAGAATTATAGACCCATCAAATCACTATTTCAATAAATTTAAGACAAAATATTATTTTTTACCAATAGAACGGAGCAGGTCTTTAATATAAACAATCGTATTTGGAAAGATTCCGTCATACAAATTGTCCATGCCCTTACAAAGTCTTTCTTGAACGCTTCCACCCATTAATTTGGCAAAGATTTCTGCAAAGGTTTCTGCCTTGCCTCCTAATGTCGCTTTTTGAGGAGTACTGCCTTGAACTACGTAATCAATATAATAATCAGGTCTTTTGACCTTATTTTTATGTATTTCCAGATTTTGAGGCAAGTTTTTTATATCTTTTAAAAAAGCTTTTGTATAATCTTCCCTTTTTTTAAGCGTACGATATAATTCATGACCTGTTTCATGCCAAACAGCATTAACAGTTGTAAATTCATTACCGACAGGATTTTCAAACAAACCAACTTTTCCGGAATAACTTAATGCACCGCAATTGTCCCAAGTAGCACCTTTTGGCCATCCTTGCGGATGTTTTCCTTTTAAAGAAGGAAAAGCATCAGATGCCTTTTGGGCAAGTTTATATTTTAATTTATTAGCCTTTATAATTTTTTCCCCGATATCTCCCATAGCTAAAATTCCTTCAGCCATATCTTCCACAAAATCCTTGGAAACAGGAGAATTAGGACACAATTCAATATATTTCAAAGCGCTTTTCCATTTTTGCGGCTTTACTCCGCAAAAAACAGGTTTGCTTTGAATATTCACATAATTAGTTGAAATTCCAACAGACATTTTTTTACCTTTTTAAGATACATTTTTTAAACGTCTGTGAAGTTTCAAAATTGCCAAAAAATGAAAAAACATTAAAAAATAGTAACATGGGCGTGAGAATCTATCCGAATTTCAATATTTCTAAAAAAACTAAACAGATTGCCACGTTGGCTCTTTAAGTCTCCTCGCAATGACAGCGCGATTAAGTGCCTGAAAATGCGCCTTTTATTTTGTCAAAAAGATGGCCGTCTTTTTTTAATTTTTCGTTATTAATTTCTGCAAGTCTTTCGAAAAGCTTTTTCTCTTCATCAGAAAGAGTTACAGGAGTTAATATATTGATTTTTACAAACTGATCGCCCCTTCGAGAAGGAGTGCTTAAGTGAGGAACACCGACTCCTTTTAAAGTAAGGACTGTACCTGACTGAATTCCTGCCTGAACTTTAAGTTCTTTATTACCGTCAACTGTTTCAACCTCGATAGAATCCCCAAGGGCTGCCTGTGAAAAGCTTATTCCTTTTTCAAGGTAAATATTAACACCGTCTCTTTTGAACACTTTATGCGGCTTTGCGTATAAAACTACATATAAATCTCCTGAAGGTCCTCCATTCAGGCCAGCATCACCTTCCCCGCTGACTCTAAGTTTGTTTCCTGCATCAACACCCGCAGGTATCTTTATATTGATTGATTTTTTTACTTCTTTTCTTCCTTCTCCCTTGCATTCTTTGCATGGATTGGAAATTATTCTTCCCTGCCCCTGACACTGAGGACAAGTTGACACCTGTG containing:
- a CDS encoding acetate--CoA ligase family protein — encoded protein: MSKALDTIMQPKSIAIIGATAKEGAVGNEILSNLLKYGFTGDLYPVNPKAEEICGLKVYKSILDIPNSVEMAVIIIPKDFVPAVIDQCAEKGVKGLVIISAGYKETGAEGLKAEEELRDQVRKYGMKLVGPNCLGVINTDKKVKLDASFAMALPVTGKTAFISQSGALGAAILNLLEDLKVGLSQFVSIGNAADCTTETFLDYWKDEPNTDQILLYMETISEPVEFSRLAKEVTKKKPVVAIKAGRSAAGASAASSHTGSLAGADLAADALLKQSGIIRVTSVLEMFEVAQAFENCPIPKGKRVAVVTNSGGPGIMATDAICELGLEMAQISDKTKEYLRSFLPAAASVKNPIDMIATAPLEHYPKTLEAVIADENVDAVMMISVPFKNVIPIEIAQIIMDVKAKHPEKPVLCVMMTPNSFFSELSKIKTNVPFYQYPESAANAIAKLYQQCVWTQRPEGKEPNFSVNKEKAKEIISIALKENRSQLTTLESIDVLDAYGIRTCKYAFASNVDEAAAEANKIGYPVVMKITSTKISHKTEVGGVIVGINSEEHLRTEYAELIERLEARNIAQDLDGVIVQEMVKGNREMVCGVATDPQYGHLMMFGLGGIFVETLKDVAFRVNPITDVDVKEMVQSVKAYKILKGARGEGSANIEQIEETLLRLSQLIKDFSFIKELDINPLKISDKTAEGVAVDGRIEVNIEEAKKALGLGCGCGCSCS
- a CDS encoding TatD family nuclease-associated radical SAM protein, whose amino-acid sequence is MTNKTKNKFAYYLGNSMYINVTNLCTNECVFCIKSATDNVGGVNLVLEEENFSHEDIIREIKTTYAENTKEIVFCGYGEPLIKLDLVINIAKFIKQNYPDVPVRINSNGQGNLIHKRNIIPELVGLIDKISISLNAENADLYQELSKSRYDAVIAYQAVKDFIFESVKAGIDTTATIVTGYGDYKIDVEKCKKIVEDLGAKFRIREWLPQGYE
- the dnaJ gene encoding molecular chaperone DnaJ — encoded protein: MSNRNYYEILGVENNASKDDIKSAFRKKARQLHPDVNKAPDAEAKFKELGQAYEVLMDDDKRSMYDRYGEDGLKNAGYDFNGPFDFGFGDLSEIFSSFFGGGFGGGRQNPNAARRGSDLRLDLEIEFEEAIFGLEKDVEIRHLETCSKCNGSKAEPGSSPSTCPTCGGSGKVQHVTQTILGHFTQVSTCPQCQGQGRIISNPCKECKGEGRKEVKKSINIKIPAGVDAGNKLRVSGEGDAGLNGGPSGDLYVVLYAKPHKVFKRDGVNIYLEKGISFSQAALGDSIEVETVDGNKELKVQAGIQSGTVLTLKGVGVPHLSTPSRRGDQFVKINILTPVTLSDEEKKLFERLAEINNEKLKKDGHLFDKIKGAFSGT